The following coding sequences lie in one Candidatus Thermoplasmatota archaeon genomic window:
- a CDS encoding type II toxin-antitoxin system PemK/MazF family toxin: protein MMPKSGDVILAQVQFTDTFEIKKRPALVLFEELDNVVVAGITSNTKMKGIPLTKEEGAIKNSVIKLNYIFTISTAMIVKTLFHLTPKKKQIIFNELQNRLTALIKE from the coding sequence ATGATGCCTAAATCAGGCGATGTGATCCTTGCCCAAGTACAATTCACTGACACTTTCGAAATAAAAAAACGGCCCGCGCTTGTGCTATTCGAAGAACTAGATAACGTCGTTGTTGCAGGAATAACAAGCAATACAAAAATGAAAGGAATACCTCTGACAAAAGAAGAGGGAGCAATAAAAAATAGTGTGATAAAACTAAATTATATATTTACGATTTCAACAGCAATGATTGTAAAAACACTCTTTCACCTCACCCCCAAGAAAAAACAAATAATTTTTAATGAATTACAGAACCGATTAACCGCCTTGATTAAAGAATAA